One region of Culex pipiens pallens isolate TS chromosome 2, TS_CPP_V2, whole genome shotgun sequence genomic DNA includes:
- the LOC120423258 gene encoding uncharacterized protein LOC120423258 isoform X1: protein MDHNGNVDRRQQVSFNHPLSASSYFTQPSELHQPSGGLQSQNGRSVADTQQINSRKAASPAKVQQLSSSSRRRSSTSNKMTEPIGSASAAFTNNNNTDGWGDDWGDWGDSGAPQGPQSMAPQQQQPMMQPVGTNHFFQPQPQQQQQQYPPQQTHLDQSNRNFIPAQPAYHHPNYANQQPPPVQQQNYQPTYHHQPQQPYPGQQIPAQQFAPGPNNYFAQQPQRPPSHPPASTTPHQQQPFNQTITDSFDTSGGENWNWSIGDQQPAVVAVAAAPSPKPAEVHQPTYQDPNYSNYSAPIVPPPNNFSLPGAGNNTQPILPPPTAPQQLAPKVQVAQLTRLKNETLSPQWSIESQVSQTSSDRSIESGEIGESRSSNTVPSDDGSSGRHGVENYENIGAYQHGITSGDVPDKLDEALNSLNIKQEPPQEVAPVEERRQEGGGGGYRESSFPPPPPSIAGANQQADGGAAVPLPPKSASKTPPLPPMPTEVAAGGPPPPMQAGPPPKGPAGNPFKRTGQRAHIATPGLAPAPSTSPAFFYQPPAPVVQQEITNLENLVPENQEIPDSRTENVENLEVAPSHDRNQYLQTGHLSEEGYTVSQPIANDPQQADDSLPPPGLSRYVPGQQQSEPHQQQTGHNYPEPPPGLDRMIPGTDLENATDLNMERQVDGEVSDSAASNAVRPSNHREQAISDRNLYLVPGESDTHHHNQQRVIPGVEDDRYAAPQAQPTVDIPINEQTRELVMDGENPHDPPAQQPQQPIHVEISREEPIEGGNTLDDEPAVNSTAAAAGDSALTVEPPRKDPSNTSTADESDKDRSMFYSKGKQSSSRRDEDPLRRSTKSKSSRDRYDTEDSDYSDRERRRREREGSDGHRDRKRGGEKEKERRKEGGGRGERDRDRDRGYDHRDRDRNRYDRERGDRDRYGRKYDRDARYETDGSKYETERSTRYDKDGDGSKRYISREEYYRKREERGGEDHRRYRKEKDRERGGERYREEGRKDDRYRDGDKRRDRHDRRYEYEDYRTGSRNGTERDRARGSREPDDRKDPRDPRSSKYAPSSSSAYGAQQYGGAATAAGYYDPYSYYTQHQAYYEQLRRTNPQAYAEWYRTYYSQIQQQQQQHQQAQVGHIPRDMMAGDDRESVHSGRSSANDKERFNRTTPFLHHQPALVAGMYNPADDYHRHFNNQSQPSAMLDQSFLSDVSGQPTSLPMYHHQQQQQQQRMAGGTFPQHQQRATPLLLDRSYHTDSGYYQPRLDATDGSLRQEQMEVLEPERLTPRKFPEIHSIVSISSGLLVTAKNQLTINGTTDLVKILSLGTNEPTRKLFQSYPGPLVKNKTHKKSVIEFCEEQLRAGPPPCTLIGGHTLIKSRGNSINSLHSFGSSANRGSFTLLWNYIILLLRQNGTFVGTDISELLMQNKVEFPFESAQASARSTNVSGRNSSLSATVERRAAHDAEGEEDSTEQVENAEISTGTDPEVEKKEPLSELEITDKFRNYLIYGNMSEALEWATENNLWGHALFLASKVDSRQHANVMMKFANKLTLNDPLQTLYQLLSGRTPSSVTCVLDEKWGDWRPHLAMLMSNSSAKPELIKKSITTLGDSLYNRGDLYAAHFCYLLSDVTFGRFADVKVDGGATVTANTVVRLILLGSSHMQRTFKEFSTNESIMMTEIYEYARSLNEERYAITELQYYKYLLASRMLDYGMQLKCLLYMEQLAEQIQLDPYRFDSEFIRKVYTLGDRLKYYDPVLEKELDESVDNHGHGNIYTNVEDPAWLQRLSAILINYNSTNASNYAPQSTSYDGQPDYSNNNSQYNSYTGYNTEQRPGAGQEQLQQQPYGIDPTEINNEFTKINQQLGQLNLQYTEGFEPQQQQQQQQQPTPTLNQYDHHNSMAAPSYDQGYDSINQSSMPEEQKQQESYDQQQSPQQQQQPYSYGSYDGSSGQPSLFVPSPVPAGQEQQQQQQQQASPYDYWGANAEPLSKTAIAGLSAASTIAAVHAARQAAASSSPARSSDIPRGTPSPVPAIALQPPSLSSSNAAVGGPDGGGDAINYMPKPSISMPNAVSQRPGFDDEDGSNASPKHGAQANQQQQQQAPQGKGAAPADQSKKGQPAKPAANNQGSGWFGGIWNKLSMKPKNQMILPDDKNPTIVWDPDKKKWVNTEGEAAGEEAFKPPPKMADLMPTGAAQPPPQMQAPAPGPPAPAPVMAISTPSPGYVPGGMAPAPTMNVDPAASLPTGMAAAPQGAAPKVGEPTKVPNLQSNMFKMQRNRTLKKSYVDVFNPSGAAPSRPAESIMAPPVPTMPTPQAGFFVPGPAPAGGAQSNDTAAEGVPQFYNPNQYAGSYQQ from the exons ATGGACCACAATGGTAATGTTGATCGGAGGCAGCAG GTATCCTTTAATCATCCTCTGAGTGCCAGCAGCTACTTCACGCAGCCCTCAGAACTTCATCAACCCAGCGGCGGCTTGCAGAGCCAAAATGGAAGAAGTGTAGCCGACACTCAGCAAATCAACAGCAGAAAAGCAGCATCACCAGCAAAAGTCCAGCAACTCTCGTCGTCATCTCGTCGTCGATCATCTACCAGCAACAAAATGACCGAACCAATTGGTTCTGCGTCAGCAGCATttaccaacaacaacaataccGATGGCTGGGGTGACGACTGGGGCGATTGGGGAGACTCCGGCGCTCCCCAAGGTCCTCAATCGATGgcaccgcagcagcagcagccgatgATGCAGCCTGTGGGAACAAATCATTTCTTCCAACCTCAaccccaacagcagcagcagcagtatccACCTCAGCAAACGCATTTGGACCAGAGCAACCGGAACTTTATACCGGCCCAACCGGCTTACCATCATCCGAACTACGCAAACCAGCAACCTCCGCCGGTGCAGCAGCAGAACTACCAGCCAACCTACCATCATCAGCCGCAGCAACCGTATCCGGGTCAGCAGATTCCGGCGCAGCAGTTTGCACCAGGCCCGAACAACTACTTTGCTCAGCAACCGCAACGACCTCCGTCCCATCCACCGGCTTCAACGACGCCCCACCAGCAGCAGCCGTTCAATCAGACGATCACCGATAGCTTCGACACAAGCGGTGGGGAAAACTGGAACTGGTCCATCGGAGATCAGCAACCGGCGGTAGTCGCTGTGGCCGCAGCTCCCAGCCCCAAACCCGCGGAGGTTCATCAACCGACCTACCAAGACCCCAATTACTCGAACTACTCTGCGCCGATCGTGCCGCCTCCAAACAATTTCAGTTTACCTGGTGCCGGAAACAATACTCAACCGATACTGCCGCCGCCGACGGCGCCGCAGCAACTTGCCCCAAAGGTGCAGGTTGCACAGTTGACGCGACTCAAGAACGAAACCCTGTCGCCGCAGTGGTCCATCGAGAGCCAGGTGTCGCAGACGTCCAGCGATCGTTCGATCGAGAGTGGTGAAATCGGCGAGAGTCGTAGCTCGAACACGGTTCCGTCGGACGACGGGTCTTCCGGCAGGCATGGCGTGGAAAACTACGAGAACATTGGGGCGTACCAGCATGGGATTACGAGCGGCGACGTTCCTGACAAGTTGGACGAGGCGTTGAACTCGTTGAACATCAAGCAGGAACCTCCGCAGGAGGTAGCTCCCGTAGAGGAACGACGCCAGGAGGGTGGTGGCGGCGGCTACCGGGAGTCATCGTTCCCGCCACCTCCGCCGTCGATTGCCGGAGCCAATCAACAGGCCGATGGTGGTGCAGCAGTGCCGTTGCCACCAAAGTCCGCGTCGAAAACTCCACCGTTGCCTCCGATGCCAACCGAGGTCGCAGCAGGTGGTCCACCTCCGCCGATGCAGGCAGGACCACCGCCAAAAGGACCCGCCGGAAATCCGTTCAAACGAACCGGTCAGCGGGCCCACATCGCAACGCCTGGTCTGGCTCCGGCTCCGTCTACGAGTCCTGCCTTCTTCTACCAACCTCCGGCACCGGTTGTCCAGCAGGAAATCACCAATTTGGAGAACCTCGTTCcggaaaatcaagaaattcccGATTCTCGCACCGAGAACGTTGAAAACCTGGAAGTCGCTCCAAGTCATGATCGCAACCAGTACCTTCAAACTGGTCATCTGTCCGAGGAAGGTTACACCGTTTCGCAACCAATCGCCAACGATCCCCAGCAAGCCGACGACAGTCTTCCCCCGCCAGGCCTTTCCCGTTACGTCCCCGGTCAGCAGCAGTCGGAACCTCACCAACAACAAACCGGTCACAACTACCCCGAACCTCCACCCGGCCTAGACCGCATGATCCCGGGCACGGACCTCGAGAACGCCACCGACCTCAACATGGAACGCCAAGTTGACGGAGAAGTATCCGATTCGGCCGCCTCCAACGCCGTGCGACCTTCGAATCACCGCGAACAGGCGATCAGCGATCGTAACCTGTACCTGGTCCCGGGTGAGAGCGACACCCATCATCACAACCAGCAGCGCGTGATCCCCGGAGTCGAAGACGATCGCTACGCTGCGCCACAGGCGCAACCTACCGTAGACATCCCGATCAACGAGCAAACGCGCGAACTCGTCATGGACGGGGAAAACCCGCACGATCCTCCGGCGCAGCAGCCACAACAGCCGATCCACGTGGAAATAAGCCGCGAAGAACCGATCGAGGGTGGCAATACGCTCGATGACGAGCCGGCTGTCAACTCAACGGCAGCTGCAGCGGGAGACTCCGCGCTAACGGTTGAACCGCCGCGCAAGGATCCGTCCAATACGTCAACGGCGGACGAAAGCGACAAAGATCGGTCGATGTTCTACTCAAAGGGCAAGCAGTCCTCTTCGAGGCGGGACGAGGATCCGCTGAGGCGTTCGACGAAGAGCAAGAGTTCGCGCGATCGCTACGATACGGAAGATTCGGACTACAGCGATCGCGAGCGGAGACGGAGAGAGCGCGAGGGAAGTGATGGTCATCGGGATCGGAAGCGTGGTGGCGAGAAGGAAAAGGAACGTCGCAAGGAGGGAGGAGGACGTGGGGAGCGAGATCGGGACCGTGACCGTGGTTATGATCACCGGGATAGAGATCGTAACAG GTACGATCGCGAACGTGGTGATCGCGACCGGTACGGCCGCAAGTACGACCGGGACGCGCGCTACGAAACCGACGGCTCCAAGTACGAGACGGAGCGATCGACGCGCTACGACAAGGACGGAGACGGCAGCAAGCGGTACATTTCCCGCGAGGAGTACTACCGCAAGCGGGAGGAACGCGGTGGTGAAGATCACCGCCGTTACAGGAAGGAGAAGGATCGCGAGCGAGGTGGCGAACGCTACCGGGAAGAGGGACGAAAGG ATGATCGCTACCGCGACGGAGACAAAAGGCGCGATCGCCACGATCGACGCTACGAGTACGAGGACTACCGCACCGGAAGTCGCAACGGAACGGAGCGTGACCGTGCGCGCGGAAGTCGCGAGCCGGATGATCGCAAGGATCCGCGTGATCCTCGCTCCAGCAAATACGCTCCGTCGAGCTCGTCAGCGTACGGTGCGCAGCAGTACGGCGGAGCGGCCACCGCAGCCGGTTATTACGACCCGTACAGTTACTACACCCAGCACCAGGCGTACTACGAGCAGCTGCGCCGTACGAACCCGCAGGCGTACGCCGAGTGGTACCGCACGTACTACAGCCAGAttcaacagcaacagcagcagcaccagcaggcGCAAGTGGGTCACATCCCGCGGGACATGATGGCTGGGGACGACCGGGAGTCGGTCCACTCGGGACGCAGCTCGGCCAACGATAAGGAACG GTTTAATCGCACGACACCGTTCCTCCATCATCAACCCGCGCTCGTCGCCGGCATGTACAATCCGGCCGACGACTACCACCGTCATTTCAATAACCAATCGCAACCATCCGCCATGCTCGACCAGAGCTTCCTCAGCGATGTCTCTGGCCAGCCGACGTCACTGCCAATGTAccatcaccagcagcagcagcaacagcagcggaTGGCCGGCGGAACATTCCCGCAGCATCAACAGCGGGCCACGCCCCTTCTCCTGGACAGGTCGTACCACACTGATAGTGGATATTACCAGCCAAG GTTGGACGCTACCGATGGATCGCTGCGCCAGGAGCAGATGGAAGTGCTCGAGCCGGAAAGGCTGACCCCTCGCAAGTTCCCCGAGATCCACTCGATCGTGAGCATTTCCAGCGGACTGCTGGTCACCGCCAAGAATCAGCTGACTATCAACGGGACGACCGATCTCGTCAAGATTTTGAGCTTGG GTACCAACGAGCCCACCCGCAAGCTGTTCCAGTCCTACCCGGGGCCGCTCGTCAAGAACAAGACCCACAAAAAGTCCGTCATTGAGTTCTGCGAGGAGCAGCTGCGGGCGGGACCGCCACCCTGCACCCTGATCGGTGGCCACACGCTGATCAAGTCGCGCGGCAACTCGATCAATAGTCTGCACTCGTTCGGGTCGAGCGCGAACCGGGGCTCGTTCACGCTGCTGTGGAACTACATCATCCTGCTGCTGAGACAGAACGGG ACCTTTGTCGGCACGGACATCTCGGAGCTGCTGATGCAGAACAAGGTCGAGTTCCCGTTCGAGTCGGCGCAGGCGAGCGCCCGCTCGACGAACGTTAGCGGTCGCAACTCGTCGCTGTCGGCCACGGTCGAGCGTCGCGCCGCTCACGACGCCGAGGGCGAGGAAGATTCGACGGAGCAGGTCGAAAATGCGGAAATCAGCACCGGCACCGACCCCGAAGTGGAAAAGAAGGAACCGCTGAGCGAGCTGGAGATTACGGACAAGTTCCGCAACTATTTGATCTACGGGAACATGAGCGAAGCGCTGGAGTGGGCCACCGAGAATAACTTGTGGGGTCACGCGCTGTTCCTGGCCTCGAAGGTTGACTCGCGGCAGCACGCGAACGTCATGATGAAGTTCGCCAACAAGCTGACGCTGAACGACCCGCTGCAGACGCTGTACCAGCTGCTGAGCGGCCGGACGCCGTCTTCGGTGACGTGCGTCCTGGACGAGAAGTGGGGCGACTGGCGGCCACATCTGGCCATGCTGATGTCGAACAGTTCGGCCAAGCCGGAGCTGATCAAGAAGTCGATCACGACGCTGGGCGATTCGCTGTACAATCGCGGCGATTTGTACGCGGCTCACTTTTGCTACCTCCTGTCGGATGTAACGTTTGGACGGTTCGCGGATGTTAAGGTGGATGGTGGTGCGACCGTTACGGCCAACACGGTGGTCCGGTTGATCCTGCTCGGGTCATCTCACATGCAGCGCACGTTCAAGGAGTTCTCCACGAACGAATCGATCATGATGACCGAGATCTACGAGTACGCGCGATCGCTCAACGAGGAACGGTACGCGATCACTGAATTACAG TACTACAAATACTTGCTCGCCAGTCGCATGTTAGACTACGGAATGCAGCTCAAGTGTCTGCTGTACATGGAGCAGCTGGCGGAACAGATCCAGCTCGATCCTTACAGATTCGACTCTGAGTTCATCCGAAAG GTCTACACGCTGGGCGATCGGTTGAAGTACTACGACCCTGTGTTGGAAAAGGAACTGGACGAATCCGTGGACAACCACGGCCACGGCAACATCTACACCAACGTCGAAGATCCTGCCTGGTTGCAGCGGTTGAGTGCAATACTGATCAACTACAAT TCCACGAATGCTTCCAACTACGCTCCCCAATCGACGTCCTACGACGGCCAGCCGGactacagcaacaacaacagtcaGTACAACAGCTACACCGGTTACAACACCGAACAGCGACCCGGCGCAGGTCAGGAGCAGCTTCAGCAACAACCGTACGGCATCGACCCAACCGAGATCAACAACGAAttcaccaaaatcaaccagcaGCTCGGTCAGCTGAACCTCCAGTACACGGAAGGCTTTGAAccccaacaacaacagcagcagcaacaacaaccaaCTCCAACCCTCAACCAGTACGACCACCACAACTCGATGGCAGCTCCCAGCTACGACCAGGGTTACGACTCGATCAACCAGTCCTCGATGCCAGAGGAGCAAAAGCAGCAAGAAAGCTACGATCAGCAACAGTCacctcagcagcagcagcaaccgtACTCGTACGGTTCGTACGATGGATCTTCCGGTCAGCCGAGCCTGTTCGTGCCGTCGCCGGTTCCAGCTGgacaggagcagcagcagcagcagcaacaacaggcCAGCCCGTACGACTACTGGGGAGCGAACGCTGAG CCACTTTCGAAAACCGCCATCGCCGGTTTGTCCGCCGCGTCCACCATCGCCGCCGTCCACGCCGCCCGGCAGGCCGCTGCCTCCAGCTCGCCCGCTCGGTCCTCCGACATTCCCCGGGGCACCCCGTCGCCGGTTCCGGCCATCGCACTCCAACCGCCGTCACTGTCCTCGTCGAACGCTGCCGTTGGTGGCCCCGACGGTGGCGGCGATGCCATCAACTAC ATGCCAAAGCCTTCCATTTCGATGCCAAATGCGGTCTCCCAGCGGCCGGGGTTCGACGATGAGGATGGAAGCAACGCATCGCCCAAGCATGGAGCGCAAgcgaaccagcagcagcagcagcaggcccCACAGGGAAAAGGGGCAGCTCCGGCGGATCAGTCCAAAAAGGGACAGCCGGCGAAGCCTGCGGCCAACAACCAAGG gtcTGGTTGGTTTGGAGGAATCTGGAACAAGCTGTCCATGAAGCCAAAAAATCAGATGATTCTTCCAGACGATAAGAACCCAACG